TTACTAGGTCTTGAAAAATTAAGTTTTTACGATGTAGAAGCCCCACTTGTTTTCTCTAGTGAACCAAAAAAATATACGTATCAAGAAGGCGCTGAATTTATCATTGAGCAATTCAAAAAGTTCAGTCCAAAAATGGCAGATTTTGCGAGACATGCCTTTGAAAAAGGTTGGATTGAAGCGGAAGATCGTGATAATAAGCGCCCAGGTGGATTCTGTACTGATTTTCCAGTAGAAAAAGAAAGTCGAATCTTCATGACATATGATGGAGCTCCTGGGACCGTAGCTACACTAGCACACGAACTTGGCCACGCATTTCACTCTGATGTCATTCGCGAAGAACCTTTCGAAAATACCGATTATGCAATGAACGTTGCCGAAACTGCTTCCACTTTTGCTGAAATGATTATTGCAGATGCTTCTGTCAAAGACGCTAAAACAAAAGAAGAAAAAATCACTTTACTGGAAGATAAAATTGGTCGTAGTATTGCTTTCTTTATGAACATCCATGCTCGTTTTATATTTGAAAGTAACTTTTACGAAGCTCGTAAACAAGGTGTAGTTTCCGTTGATCGATTAAACTCGTTAATGGAAGAGGCACAACGAGAAGCTTACCTGGATGCTTTAGATGAATACCATCCGCAGTTTTGGGCTTCTAAACTTCACTTTTATATTGCGGATGTCCCATTTTATAACTTCCCTTACACTTTTGGCTACCTCTTCTCTCTCGGCATTTATCATAAGGCGCAAACTGAAGGTGCAAGCTATGAAGATAAGTATATTGCGCTACTGAAAGATACAGGTTCCATGACGACAGAGCAACTTGCCGAAAAACATCTTGGTGTAGATTTACGTAAAGCAGATTTTTGGGAAGAGGCTGTTCAACTTGCTGCAAAAGATGTAGAAGATTTCCTCACTTTAACAGAAGAATATGTAAAATAAAAAATTCCTGGAGTGCGAAAACTCCAGGAATTTTTTTAAATTGTTTTAAGTAATTCAATAATACAAGTAGAAGATTGTTTCGCTGCTAAATGAATGAATTCATCAAATGATATTGTTGCTTCTTGGTTTGCTAAGTCCGAAATAGCACGAATAATTAAAAACGGAATATCAAACTGATAAGCAACTTGGGCAATCGCAGCTGCTTCCATTTCGACAGCTTTGACATCTGGGAAAAATGTTCGAATAATTTCATGCTGATCTGGACGCATAATAAACGAATCATTGGTAATAACTAAACCAAATACGGCTTTATTTTCACTTGTAGAAAAGTAATCACGGTAAATGGTTTCTGCTTTTTTGAGTAGAACCGCATCACCTTGGTAAAAAGCTGGCATACGTGGAACTTGACCATATGTATAGCCAAATTCCGTTACATCCACATCACCATATGCAAGACGATCCGAAATGATAACATCTCCTACAGCGAGTCCCTCAGCCATTCCACCTGCAGATCCAGTGTTAATAATTATTTCTGGTTTAAATCGATCTGCCATAAGCGTTGTTCCTATTGCCGCATTCACTTTGCCGATGCCTGATTCTAATAAAATAACTTCTTTACTAGCAATTTCACCTAGATAGAATTTTGCGCCACCAATGGTGACTTCTTCTACACTTCCCATTACTTCTTTTAATATAGCTACTTCTTCTTCCATTGCCCCAATAATACCGATTTTTCTCATTATGTAACCTCCAAAAAAAAGCACAGTAAGCTTCAATAAAACTTCTGTGCTTTATCTCTTATCGTTTGTTTTAAGTTCTTCTACTTTAGTTGGTTGCCATCCTTCGCCGTCTACCCAAGAGATATAGACACGATAAGCTTTATCAGGTGTTTCTTTAGCAGAAAGTGTCCCAATAGCTTGTGTTGCCGGATCAGCTCCTTGCTCTACAAACCAAAGCGATGTATCCGCGATTGGAATATCTGTTGCAGCAGAAAAGGCTTTTCGTTTTTCTTGCCAGTCAACACTTGTGGAACTGTACGAATTCACGTGATCTCCAGTTTGTTCTGTACCAATTGGTTTCCAATTTTTAGTAATAACTTTCGCCACGTTTGGATCATTACTATCCGTCGTTTCTGTTTTATCATCAGAAGTTGTTTCTTCTTTTTTTGTTGTCTTGTTTGATTTAGCGGCATCTTCTTTTTTCGCAGTGGAAGATGCCGTTTTGTTTGGTTGATCTGCCGGGTCACTTTCTGTTTTAAACAAAACAAAATATAAGCTACCAATGATAAGTAAGCTTACCACGATAATTAAGATATTTAAGACCAAATTGGTTTTTTTTCGCTTAGTATTTTGCTGTGAACGAGACCCTTCAACCATATTTTGCTTAATGCGACGATTATTGGATTGTCGATTGTCTGCCATTTGCATTCACCACCTTATAAGTAACCGCTGTAAAACACAATTAGCAAATAGCTAAAATTAAGATGCAGTGATTTTTTGAATCTTAACGCTCATATCGCCAGCAGGTGTTTGGATAGTTACTTCTTCCCCTTCTTTATGGCCAAGTAAACCTTTGGCAATTGGAGAATCGTTGGAAATTTTCCCTTCAAATGGATCTGCTTCTGCACTACCTACAATAGTATAAGTTTCTTCCACGCCATCAGGTAACTCAACAAAAGTAACGGTATTTCCTAGTGTTACTAAGCCATTATGCGCTTCAGCAGCATCAATAATTTGAGCATTGCGAATCATATTTTCAATAGTAGTGATACGACCTTCCACAAATGCTTGTTCGTCTTTTGCCGAATCATACTCGGAGTTCTCAGATAAATCACCGAAACTACGGGCAATTTTAATACGCTCTACTACTTCTTTACGTTTTACTGTTTTTAATTCTTGTAGTTCATTTTCTAACTTTGCTTTCCCATCTAGGGTCATTGGAAATACTTTTTCTGTCGCCAATCGATTTCTCTCCTTTTGTTGGTTCATTATTGTATAGAAAAGCACGGAGGTATCTCTCCGCACCTTTACCAATTATTACTACTCGTCAGAAAGATTAACACGCCACGCTTGAAATAGCAAGCAATTGTCTCTCTTTTTACTAGGAAAATTTTACCTTAATTTTTCATATTTGACAAGTGATACCTATGTTTATACATGTTTTTGTAAGATTGATTCAATTTTTGTTGTCATTAAGTCTATTGCGACATGATTTTCGCCGCCTTCTGGAATAATGATATCTGCAAACTTTTTGGTAGGCTCAATAAATTCATTATGCATTGGTTTCACAACAGAAAGGTATTGTTCAATCACAGATTCCATTGTTCTACCCCGTTCTTTCATGTCACGGAGCAAACGACGAATAAAGCGAATATCGTCATCTGTATCGACATATACTTTTATATCCATTAGATCTCTGAGTCGTTTATCTTCTAAAATTAAAATACCTTCTAAAATAATGACTTCACGCGGCTCTTGGATTTCTACTTCTTTTTTACGCGTGTATTTAGCATAGTCATAAATTGGTTTTTCAATCGTTTCATAACGACGAAGCGCCGCAATATGCGAGATTAATAACTCTGTATCAAAAGCAAGCGGATGATCATAGTTCACTTTTAATCGATCTTCAAAAGGGATATCTGCTTGGTCATGATAGTATACGTCTTGAGCAAGCATTAAAATCGAATGCCCGCTAAAATGATCACAAATTGCCTTTGTTACACTGGTTTTCCCTGAACCTGAGCCACCTGTTACGCCTACTACAATCGGTTTTTTTGTCATGATACGCCTCCTGTTTTCTTTCTTTTAGAAATAGATAGGCCATCTCCAAGTGGTATCGTTGTTGTCTCAAAATCAGGATGAGTAACTAAAAAATCATTGAAATCGCGCATTTTTCTAGCTACACGGAGTTTTCGTTGTTTTTCAAAAGACATATCCAGTGCTAAGCCTTTGAAGAGTACATTATCGCTATAGATAACACCATCTGGAGCTAAAGATTTTGTATAAATATGGAAAAACTTTTCATATTGTGCTTTAGCTGCATCTATAAAAATCGCATCAAACGGCCCATAGGATAAAATTTCTTCTGCCCCTTCAATTGCATCTATTAATAAGACTTTTACTCTGTCATCCGCTCCGTAGCGTTCAATATTATGTATTGCTTGATCATATCGCTCTTCGTCGCGTTCTACTGAAACGATTTCTGCCTCTGGAAGCTTATCTGCCATTTTAAGTGCTGAGTAACCAATTGCAGTTCCTAGTTCTAAAATCCGTTTCGGTTTTTGAATGTCTAAAATTTGAAGTAAACAATAGAGCGAGTCTGGCTCCATAATCGGAACTTCATTTTCCTTCGCATCTCTTTCTAATTCCAGAAAAAAAGCACTGCTTTCGGGAATGTGTTTTAATAAATAGTCATGAATAATATCATTCACTTTTCGCTTCTCCTATTCTAACAAACAAAGCACCTGTCAAACGACATGCGGAACATGTAGCTGACAAGTGGTTGTTTTAATTATTTTTTGTAATATGTTCTTCTTTTAATTTATTGTGCTCTTCTAAAGTTTTCGAGAAATAAACTTCTCCCGTTTTTGCATTAGCTAAAAAATATAGATAATCCGTTTTTTCAGGATAAAGAGCAGCCTCCATTGAAGATTCACCACTATTTGAAATTGGGCCTGGTGGTAACCCCTTGTTTCTGTAAGTATTATACGGAGAATCCACTTCTAAATCTTCATAAGTCGTTTTACTTTTGTGTTTTCCAAGCGCATAAAGAACGGTTGGATCTGTTTGTAGACGCATATCTTCTGCTAGTCGATTATAAAAAACACTTGCAATTTTTTTACGGTCAACATTTTCTGTCGCTTCTTTTTCAATAATGGAAGACATAGTTAAGAAATCATGCACGGACATTTTTTGTTTAGTTAGTTCGTCTCGGTATTTAGCAATGTTTAAATCCGTTGCTTTGACCATTTCTTCAATAATAGTTTCTGTTGTTGCATTTGTATCCTTAAATGTATATGTTGCTGGGTAAAGGTATCCTTCAAGCGGATGTTTAATATCTTTATTTAATACATCACTTGTTACCGTTTCTGGATATTTATCCATCATCGTTGCAATAAAATCAGGATTATCCATTGTTTCTAAAACAGCTGCTTTTTTTAATTTAGGTTGATAAGCGACAATTCTATCCGCAATTTGGTCTAGTGTATATCCTTCTGGAATAATCAATTTTTCTGGTGCAACGATTTTTCCCTCTTGCATTTTTTTCACGATTTGATCTGTATTCATCGAGGGAGTTAGCTCGTAATTACCAGCTTTTAAATTAGTATCATTATTATATTTTACATAGAAAGAAAAGATGGAAGCATTATTGATTACTTTTTTATCTTCTAAAATAGTAGAAATATCCGAGATACTTGAACCAGCCGGGATTTCTACAATAACTTTTTCATTACTTGCTTCATCTCTTGGTTCCAATTGTGATTTTACATAATAGTATCCGGAAAAAGTAGCAATAACTAAAACTAAAATAATAACAGAAATAATGATTGTAATTTTCTTTCCTTTTGTATTCTTCATAATAGACCTCATTTCATTGAAAACAATTCCTATCTATTATACCGATTATCTAAATAAAATGCTATTCAATATAGAAATATTTCTTAAAAAGTGACGTTTTTATGTTTTTTCGGTATAATGAATAGCGTGATTTACCGAACAAGACAGAATCGGTCAAAGACTTGCTTCTGCCAATTAAATATCGTTTGAAGGAGTCTTTTAAATGTTACATACGTTCATACAAAGTTTACAAGATTTCACCATGTGGTTGGTTGATTCGCTTGGTCATTGGGGGATTTTCCTTGGTATGTTGATTGAAAGTGTTTGTATCCCGCTTCCTAGTGAAGTCATTATGCTGTTTGGTGGCTTTATGGCCGAAGCTGGAAAACTGAATTTCTGGTTGGTTGTTTTTGCTGGGATTGCTGGAAATCTGGTTGGTTCACTTATTGCCTATTATATTGGTAAATATGGCGGTAGAGCGTTAGTATTGAAATTTGGGAAATATATTTTTTTAAACGTGAAACACTTAGATAAAGCAGAACTTTGGTTTGGCCGTTATGGTGCTAGAGCCGTTTTCTTCGGTCGGGTTTTACCGGTTATTCGAACATTTATTTCCTTGCCTGCTGGGATTGCGAAGATGAACGTTTGGAAATTTATTATTTATACGATTTTAGGTTGTATCCCGTGGAATATTTTCCTCACTTGGCTTGGCTATACGCTCGGTTCGAATTGGAGCGTGGTGGAAAAATATACTCGTCCAATTAGTTATTTAATGTTAGTTTTAGTTGTTGGAATTGTAATCTACCTCGCTTATAAAGTATGGAATAAACGTGCTAGAAACGCAAAGTAAAAAAGCATGTCCTGACAAAATTTGTCAGGACATGCTTTTTTCATTATTATTCTTCGTCTTCGTCAGCTAAAAATGTTGCTAAAATTTCTTCAATCATATCCCACTCGTCCTCTGTTTCTACTGGTTGAAGTTGGCCTTGTTTGCCTTCTTCATCTTGAATATAGCTAGATGCAAGGATTTCGATTTCTTCGTCTTCACTTTTACCTGCTGGGAAGTATAATACATATGATTTCTCAAAAGCTTCGGAATCAAAATCAAAAAGAATTTCGTATGCTTCTTCTTTTCCTTCTTCATTCGTAATCCAAATAATATTTTCTTCTTCGTGGTTATGGTTATGTTCTTCTGCCATCAAATTCACCTCAATTAATTAGTAGTGTCCAAATAGGACTGTAAAATCATTACTGCAGCTAATTTATCGATGACCTCTTTTCGTTTTTTACGCGAAACGTCTGCTTCGATTAAAGTTCTTTCTGCAGCAGTAGTTGTTAATCGTTCATCCCAGAGTACAACTGGCAAACCAATTCTTGCCTCAAGTACTTCTGCATATATTTTAGAACTTTCCGCACGAGGCCCGATGGTGTTATTCATGTTTTTTGGAAGGCCAACGACCACTTTTTCGACTTCGTATTCGAGTACTAGTTCTTTCACTCGTTCATAGCCAAATTGTTTTCGTTTTTCGTCAATCTGAATAGTTTCCACACCTTGTGCAGTCCAACCTAGTGGATCACTTATCGCTACGCCAACTGTTTTAGAGCCGACATCTAAACCCATTATTCTCATTTCTCACCAATTTCGTTATTTTTCAGATACGCTTTGACAAGTTCCTCGATAATTTCATCTCGTTCTAACCGGCGTATCATACTTCTAGCATCCTTATGACGAGGGATATAAGCAGGATCACCAGAAAGTAAATAACCAACGATTTGATTAACGGGATTATAGCCTTTTTCTTCAAGAGCAACGTAGACTTGTTTCATTAATTTTTTTACATCTTCTTCAATTGAATCATCTCCGAAGTTGTAAAACATTGTTTGATCTTTTGAATCCATAATCGAAGCACCTCATTCCTTCATGTATCTCCATTCATTTTACACTATGTGCACGAAAATAACAAAGGAAAATGAGGTGCTTTCGTGAAATTTATGCTTGTTGTTCTTTTACCCATGTGGAAACGTAATCAAGCGCGCTTCCTAGCTCTGCAGGATTTTTACCGCCAGCTTGTGCCATATCAGGGCGTCCTCCACCATTACCACCGCATCTAGTAGCAACTTCTTTTAATAATTTACCAGCGTGATATCCTGCTTTGATTGCGTCTTCTGATACTGCGGAAATCAGGTTCACTTTATCGCCTTGAACAGCTCCTAAAACGAGGATGCCACCGATTTTTTTATCTTTCCAGTTATCAACAAATTGACGTAGTTGGTTCATGTCTTTTGCAGTTACTTGTTTTGCAATAACGTTCACTCCGCCGATTTCTTCTGGTGATTCAAAAATATCTGCACTCGCTGCACTTGCTAGTTTGCTTAGTAGTGAGTCATTTTCACGACGAACTTCACGTAAGTCAGCTTGTAGTAATTCGATTTTTTGTGGTGTTTCTTTGGTTGTTGTTTTTAGTAGGTTTGCAGCATGTTTTAAAATATTTTCTTGTTCCGTTACAAAATGATACGCCGCTTTCCCAGTTACTGCTTCGATACGTCTTGTTCCTGCGCCAATACCTGTTTCAGAAACGATTTTAAATAAACCGATATCTGCGGTATTACGAACGTGGACACCACCACATAATTCAATGCTATATTTACCAACTTGAACAACGCGGACGATATCGCCATATTTTTCGCCAAATAACGCCATTGCGCCGAGTTCTTTTGCTTCTGCAATTGGCATTTCTTCAATAACAACCGCAATTTGTTCCCAGATTTTCTCGTTCACAATTTTTTCCATTTTGGTTAGTTCTTCTTCTGTAATTTGACCGAAGTGAGAGAAGTCAAAACGTAAACGATCTGGAGAAACAAGAGAGCCTGCTTGGTTAACATGTTCACCAAGTGTGTCTTTTAAAGCGCGGTGTAGTAAATGGGTTGCTGTATGGTTTTTAACTGTTTCTCTACGCTTCACTTTGTCGACGGATAGTTTTACCGTATCGCCAGTTGTTAACACACCTTCTTTCACAACGACTCGATGGATATTTTGTTTATTCGGTGCTTTTTGGACATCTTCCACATGAGCAAGGCCTGTTTCACTTTGAATTGTTCCTTTATCAGCTACTTGACCACCGCTTTCCGCATAGAAAGGTGTTTCTTTGAAAATTAGTTGTGCTTCACTACCAGCAGCTACTTCATCGACAAGTACGTCATTGTGAATAATATAAAGAATTTCGGAAACGTATTCGGTTGTGTTATAGCCAACGAATGCACTTTTTTCTGTAAGATTTGCTAATAGCTCACCTTGAACCTGCATGGATTTCACATCAGCTCTTGCAGAACGAGCGCGGTCACGTTGTTCTTTCATTTCCGCCTCAAAGCCAGCGTGGTCTACTTTCAAGCCATGGTCTTCTGCATATTCTTCCGTTAATTCCACTGGGAAACCAAATGTATCGTATAATTTGAAAATATCTGCTCCTTGAATGACTTGTTCATCTGTTTTTTTCGCATTTTTCAAAATAGTTTCTAGGATAGCTAAGCCTTCATTCAATGTTTCATGGAAACGTTCTTCTTCTGTACGAATGACTTTTTGGATAAAATCAGTTTGGTTTTCTACTTCTGGATAGAAGCTGTTCATGATTTTTCCAACTACGGGAACTAATTTATACATAAATGGCTCGTTGATGTTCAATACTTTAGCATAACGAACGGCACGGCGAAGTAAACGACGCAAAATATAGCCGCGGCCTTCATTCGACGGTAATGCTCCATCGCCAATTGCGAAGGCTACTGTACGGATATGGTCAGCGATAACTTTGAATGCCACATCATTTTCCGATTCACTTGCATACTTCACACCAGAAATTTGTTCGACTTCACGAATAATTGGCATGAAAAGATCTGTTTCAAAGTTGGTTGGTGCATCTTGAATAATCGAAACCATCCGTTCAAGACCCATCCCAGTATCAATGTTTTGTTTAGGAAGCGGAGTATAAGTACCATCTGGATTATGGTTAAACTGAGAAAATACTAAATTCCAAATTTCTAAGTAACGCTCATTTTCGCCACCAGGATATAGTTCTGGATCATTTTTATCATCACCAAAAGCAGGTCCACGATCATAGAAAATTTCGCTGTCTGGACCACTTGGGCCAATACCGATGTCCCAAAAATTATCATCAATTTCAACAATATGCTCATCCGTTAGGCCGATTTTGTCGCGCCAAATGGTTTTTGCTTCTTCGTCTTCTGGATAAACCGTTACATATAATTTATCCGGATCAAAACCAATCCATTTCGGACTCGTTAAAAATTCCCAAGCAAATTCGATTGCTCCCTCTTTAAAATAGTCCCCAATCGAAAAATTCCCAAGCATTTCAAAAAAAGTATGATGGCGCGCTGTTTTCCCAACATTTTCAATATCATTTGTTCGAATTGATTTTTGCGCATTAGCCATTCTTGGGTTATCAGGAATGACAGAACCGTCAAAATATTTTTTCATAGTTGCAACACCACTATTAATCCACAGAATCGTTGGATCATTATTTGGTACAAGCGGCGCGCTAGGTTCGATTGTATGCCCTTTTTCTTTAAAGAAATCTAAAAATAACTGTCTTACTTCTGCACTTGATAATTGTTTCATTTTTTATTTCCTCCTTTTCGTTTGCTACAACAAAAAAGCCTATATGATTGCTCACAGGGACGATTTTGTTGAAATCGCGGTACCACCCTGTTTGCAATGATATAGACTTTGTATCATTACCTCTTCAATTATCTGTTAACGTGGATAAGACGGACCATCTAATCGGAGAGCAATTCTGGCGTGTGCGTGGTTTTCCTTACAGCCAAGGGAAAACTCTCTAGTCACGAAGAAGCCAAAATCATATTCCTACCATGTATCAAAATTATATTCAACAATAAACTAAATTATAAAGAACAGACGCTTCGTTGTCAACTGTTTATTAAGCTACTCGCAGATTGTTTCTTTTCGACAAAGCTACCATTTTTCAGAGTTAGTTTGACATCAGATACATTGGCGATTTCTGGGTCATGAGTTACCATAATGACACACTTTCCTTCTTTATGTGCTAAATCTTGAAATAATGTAACAACTTCTTTACTTGTCCGTTCATCTAGGTTACCAGTTGGTTCATCAGCAACAATTAGTTCCGTTTCACAACATAAAGCACGTGCAATCGAAATTCGTTGTTGCTGTCCTCCGCTTAATGTCAACACTTTTTGACGAGCCATTTTTTCGGTAATTCCCACTTTTTCTAACATTTTAAGTGCGAATGTTTTTTTATCCGGCTGGTTTACATGGGTGATTTCCATCGCAGTAGTTACATTTTGAAGTGCTGTCATATAGGTTAACAAATTATAACTTTGAAAAACAATCGATACATATTGATTTCTGAACTTTTGTAGCCCAATGCTCTTTAAAGAACTACCTTTATAATAAATGTCACCTTCTTTTTGTGTATCTAGCCCACCTGCTAATGATAAAAAAGTTGTTTTACCTGAACCAGAACTTCCGACAACGGTATAAAAAATTCCTGATTCAAAATCATAATTTATGTCACTTAAAATCGATTCGTCTTTTGTTTTGTACCAATAATGTATATTTTCAAAGGTTAATATTTTGGTCATCTCGTCACCTACTCCTGTTTAGTTAAAATTGTTTTTGGATTCATCCGAAGAACTAGTGCTGCTGGTAATAAAACTGAGATAAAGGCAATTCCAATGCCAATCCCACCCATTTTCAGCATATCTTCTAACGTCACTTGAATATCAAGTTCTTTAATTTGTTCAGTGTTTTGTGTCAAATTACTAACGCTTTGTGAGAATCCGCCTGGTCCACCTTGGCCTCCACCGCCACCTGGTCCGCGATTTTCAGTACTGCTTGTTTCTGATGTCGCAGATGAATTTTGTTGTGAAAGTAGTTGATTACCAGCAATTTGTGCAACATAATGACTACTTGCCGCAGCTAACCCAAAGGACACTAGAGCTACCATTAAAATTTCCACAAAGAATTGCGCGACTAACTTACCACGTTTTTCACCGATTGCGAGTAATACACCCATTTCGTATTTGCGATCACGAACTTGCATCATCACAAGCAATCCTAAAATTAATGCGCCTGCAATACTGACAATATAAACGACATTTTTAGAGAACGAAGCCACGCTATTAATCGGTCCAATCATTTGTTGATAAAGCGTATCATTCGCATCTAATTTAAATGTATCCCAGTCAATGCTATCTACTTTTTTCGCTTCTTTTTCAAATGCTGTAATGTTTGCCGCGTCGTCCATTGTGTATACAGCGGAATCTACTGTATTTTTGTAATCAGATCCTTTAATTGTATTTGCCACTGTATAAGGAACATAAACTTTATTGTATGGGTTTAAGAAAGAGAAATTTTGAGCCATATCACTGCCAGAATCACTTGTTTTATAAATACCAACAATTTTTAATTTGACTTTTGTTGCGCCGTCACTAGAAGTAACTGTAAAGGAATCTCCTACTTTCCAACCATTTTGATCCGCTAAAGTTTCTTCTACCATTGCGACATTTTTGTTAGTGTCATCTGCTGTAATTGCCACGCCACTTGTTAATTCACTTGTTCCTGCTTCAAAATCAGTGGAAGTGGCAGAATCAAGTAAACCACTAATACTTAAATCAGCATCCATCATTTGGGGAGCGTTACTGTCGCCGCCACCTGGACCTTGATTTGTTGTAGATGAATCATCGCTTGAAGTATCACCAGAAGATTCAATTGGATCAAAACCTGATGCAAGTGCTTGTGTACTAGAATAATAATTATAACTTGCTACATGCGTTAATTTGGCTAAATCATTAGCATCACTTACATCAATTGGGTTGCTTTCAAATTTTGGCCTTGCATCTTCTGAACTACTATCACTACTAGCAGCTTTCTCTTGTGCTGCTTTCATTTGTTTTTCTTGGTCTACAGTTAGCGTCACCGTTCCCCCAAGCTGCTCTCTTGCTAATTCGCTCGCTTTATCTGCAGCGGATTGAATGGTAAAGCCTGATAAAATAAGTACACAGACAACTGTGAAAATAATTAATTGTAAAACAGATCTTCCTTTTCTCGCTTTCATGCTGAGCCATGCCCTCTTAAAAAAATTCATGTGTTTTCCTCCATTCGGTTTCTACTCCACTAAGATTACTGGGGAGTTATGAAGAAAGTATGAACAAACTATGATACATGTTTTAAACTTTTGCGAAAAAAATAATTTGGCTTGATTATTGACTGTATTTAGTCTAGTTTTAATGTAAGAGGAGTGAAGATATACGATGAAACTACTTATGATTGAAGATAACGTGAGTGTATGTGAAATGATTGAAATGTTTTTCATGAAAGAAGAAATTAATGCCACGTTTGTGCATGATGGCAAACTAGGCTATGAGACTTTTTTAAAAGAAGACTTTGATATCGCCATTATTGATTTAATGCTTCCGAACATGGATGGAATGACTATCTGCCGAAAAATCCGCGAAGTCAGTGATATGCCGATTATTATTTTAACGGCGAAAGAATCCGAATCTGATCAAGTGCTTGGGCTTGAAATGGGCGCTGATGATTATGTTACTAAACCATTTAGTCCCCTTACTTTGATGGCACGAATAAAAGCAGTAACTCGTCGTAAAAATAGTTCAACTTTAGCAGAAACAGATGAGGATATTCTAGAAACAACCTATTTTAAAATTAGCAAACGAACTCGAGAAATTTTTTATCAAGGTGAATTACTGGATGCATTAACACCGAAAGAATTTGACTTGCTTTATTTTTTGATGAAACACCCAAGACAGGTTTTCTCAAGAGAACAGTTGCTAGAGCAAGTCTGGGGTTACCAATTTTACGGAGACGAACGAACAGTTGATGTTCATATTAAACGTTTACGCCAAAAAATCGCTACAGAAACAAAGCCATTTTTACACACTATTTGGGGTGTAGGCTATAAATTCGATGAAACGGAATGAAGCGAATGAAATTTAAATATGCCTACCAACTATTTTTCACGCAATTTATTATTTTACTAATAGCTTGTATTATGATTGGACTACTTGTCTCTCATTCACTTAAAGATTATTTTTACCAAAGCCAAGTGGATGATCTAACAAGTTAT
The nucleotide sequence above comes from Listeria ivanovii subsp. londoniensis. Encoded proteins:
- a CDS encoding O-methyltransferase, which codes for MNDIIHDYLLKHIPESSAFFLELERDAKENEVPIMEPDSLYCLLQILDIQKPKRILELGTAIGYSALKMADKLPEAEIVSVERDEERYDQAIHNIERYGADDRVKVLLIDAIEGAEEILSYGPFDAIFIDAAKAQYEKFFHIYTKSLAPDGVIYSDNVLFKGLALDMSFEKQRKLRVARKMRDFNDFLVTHPDFETTTIPLGDGLSISKRKKTGGVS
- a CDS encoding DUF1510 family protein, whose protein sequence is MADNRQSNNRRIKQNMVEGSRSQQNTKRKKTNLVLNILIIVVSLLIIGSLYFVLFKTESDPADQPNKTASSTAKKEDAAKSNKTTKKEETTSDDKTETTDSNDPNVAKVITKNWKPIGTEQTGDHVNSYSSTSVDWQEKRKAFSAATDIPIADTSLWFVEQGADPATQAIGTLSAKETPDKAYRVYISWVDGEGWQPTKVEELKTNDKR
- the mltG gene encoding endolytic transglycosylase MltG, whose protein sequence is MKNTKGKKITIIISVIILVLVIATFSGYYYVKSQLEPRDEASNEKVIVEIPAGSSISDISTILEDKKVINNASIFSFYVKYNNDTNLKAGNYELTPSMNTDQIVKKMQEGKIVAPEKLIIPEGYTLDQIADRIVAYQPKLKKAAVLETMDNPDFIATMMDKYPETVTSDVLNKDIKHPLEGYLYPATYTFKDTNATTETIIEEMVKATDLNIAKYRDELTKQKMSVHDFLTMSSIIEKEATENVDRKKIASVFYNRLAEDMRLQTDPTVLYALGKHKSKTTYEDLEVDSPYNTYRNKGLPPGPISNSGESSMEAALYPEKTDYLYFLANAKTGEVYFSKTLEEHNKLKEEHITKNN
- a CDS encoding M3 family oligoendopeptidase, whose product is MSKNYALTWDLENIYAGGSGSEELQQTLKEVKADLDSFVTNVTEWDVPENVEASAEFLLLVNQNAAISKVLLTAGSFLECLASANINDTRANEISALIYQYVATLATAEDEWHDKFAQVPDRIWNELMEQNGLSQISFVLDEARTNRRKKGSKEQEAAINALAVDGYRGWSDHYDTIVGKLRMHVTLDGEEKDVSAGQALNLLNHPDREVRQAVFKEYTRVWQQESRLFSDTLNHLSGFRLATYDIRKWDKIVDEPLAINRLDEQTLKSMWNVIQTHKPTFVRFLDRKANLLGLEKLSFYDVEAPLVFSSEPKKYTYQEGAEFIIEQFKKFSPKMADFARHAFEKGWIEAEDRDNKRPGGFCTDFPVEKESRIFMTYDGAPGTVATLAHELGHAFHSDVIREEPFENTDYAMNVAETASTFAEMIIADASVKDAKTKEEKITLLEDKIGRSIAFFMNIHARFIFESNFYEARKQGVVSVDRLNSLMEEAQREAYLDALDEYHPQFWASKLHFYIADVPFYNFPYTFGYLFSLGIYHKAQTEGASYEDKYIALLKDTGSMTTEQLAEKHLGVDLRKADFWEEAVQLAAKDVEDFLTLTEEYVK
- the greA gene encoding transcription elongation factor GreA; translation: MATEKVFPMTLDGKAKLENELQELKTVKRKEVVERIKIARSFGDLSENSEYDSAKDEQAFVEGRITTIENMIRNAQIIDAAEAHNGLVTLGNTVTFVELPDGVEETYTIVGSAEADPFEGKISNDSPIAKGLLGHKEGEEVTIQTPAGDMSVKIQKITAS
- the udk gene encoding uridine kinase, whose translation is MTKKPIVVGVTGGSGSGKTSVTKAICDHFSGHSILMLAQDVYYHDQADIPFEDRLKVNYDHPLAFDTELLISHIAALRRYETIEKPIYDYAKYTRKKEVEIQEPREVIILEGILILEDKRLRDLMDIKVYVDTDDDIRFIRRLLRDMKERGRTMESVIEQYLSVVKPMHNEFIEPTKKFADIIIPEGGENHVAIDLMTTKIESILQKHV
- a CDS encoding 5'-methylthioadenosine/adenosylhomocysteine nucleosidase, with the translated sequence MRKIGIIGAMEEEVAILKEVMGSVEEVTIGGAKFYLGEIASKEVILLESGIGKVNAAIGTTLMADRFKPEIIINTGSAGGMAEGLAVGDVIISDRLAYGDVDVTEFGYTYGQVPRMPAFYQGDAVLLKKAETIYRDYFSTSENKAVFGLVITNDSFIMRPDQHEIIRTFFPDVKAVEMEAAAIAQVAYQFDIPFLIIRAISDLANQEATISFDEFIHLAAKQSSTCIIELLKTI